One window from the genome of Armatimonadota bacterium encodes:
- a CDS encoding (2Fe-2S)-binding protein, which yields MASYKVTVPGTGSFDVAEGTKLVKAIEGNGIDISHRCGGNARCTTCRVQFHSEEPAMGQAEHDCLEEDGVLGQFRLSCQIRVDRDMEVTPLMLASAQGWDPGVEVED from the coding sequence ATGGCAAGCTACAAAGTCACGGTTCCGGGAACCGGTTCATTCGATGTCGCCGAAGGCACAAAACTCGTCAAAGCGATCGAAGGCAACGGGATCGACATCAGCCACCGATGTGGGGGTAATGCGCGCTGCACCACATGCCGGGTTCAATTCCATTCCGAAGAACCAGCCATGGGGCAAGCCGAGCACGATTGCCTTGAAGAGGATGGGGTTTTGGGCCAGTTCCGGCTGAGCTGCCAGATCCGTGTGGATCGGGATATGGAGGTCACCCCCTTGATGCTCGCCAGCGCACAAGGGTGGGATCCCGGGGTCGAGGTCGAGGACTGA
- a CDS encoding adenine phosphoribosyltransferase — protein sequence MAKLLAESLIRDVPDFPKPGIMFKDIHPVLQSPQAFREVADRLCADAKAKGAEVVAGIESRGFLFGVPIALDLGLPFALTRKIGKLPYEKITEEYELEYGTATIEMHVDAISPGQRVYVVDDLLATGGTAQAAARLIERLNGNVCGFGFMVELGFLNGRERLSGYEIESLIKY from the coding sequence ATGGCCAAGCTCCTTGCCGAAAGCCTGATCCGCGATGTCCCCGACTTTCCCAAACCGGGGATCATGTTCAAGGACATCCACCCTGTCTTGCAGAGCCCTCAGGCGTTCCGCGAGGTCGCAGACCGGCTTTGTGCCGATGCCAAAGCCAAGGGGGCCGAGGTCGTTGCCGGCATCGAAAGCCGCGGATTTTTGTTTGGCGTCCCGATTGCCCTCGATTTGGGGTTGCCGTTCGCGTTGACGCGCAAGATTGGAAAATTGCCGTACGAAAAAATCACCGAGGAGTACGAATTGGAATACGGCACGGCCACCATCGAAATGCATGTCGATGCAATTTCGCCGGGGCAGCGCGTTTATGTGGTGGATGACTTGCTGGCCACAGGCGGCACGGCCCAGGCGGCAGCACGCTTGATCGAGCGGTTGAACGGCAATGTCTGCGGATTCGGGTTCATGGTCGAGCTCGGGTTCCTGAATGGCCGGGAGAGGCTGTCCGGGTACGAGATCGAGAGCCTGATAAAATATTGA
- a CDS encoding phosphoesterase, with protein sequence MNRIACLGICVAALAGCQSATVVGVEPNILPTGHRLQSPGQRLEMPGRPVDALLTEDGQTIVIKDDNAIRTVNPQSHTLLGSAALPGGASLFGIAQRPKTSEVWVTNAANAIQVFDIADRAKPVKIREIALPKSAKGQNSFPCGIAFAPDGTKVVVALSINNEVLCLNPATGAQLWKSPVGVAPFGVAIHKGLVVVSEQGGPKPTTGTKTAPSAGTETAVDSRGVAANGSVSLLNLDTGAVSAQFVTGLQPSEIAIDSAAGIAFVAETNNDSVRRIDLGSKRDLGSFSCKPDGKLPYGSMPNALCYSPSEKRLYVANAGNNAVAVFDMTKNPRLLGQIPTDWYPSALIKQQGNLFILNNKGIGARPVGGVKKPAYNSHEKNGTLIKVALNDKDLPAYTKLSAELTKQSKILSEIQRASASGVAPVPVPKKLGEPSLIKHVIYVIKENRTYDQCFGNIPEGNGEASLNSFTDAHIPNHRALARQFVLLDNYYCNGVLSADGHSWATEGNLTPYLNRAFGGFNRSYTFGDDPITYSQSGFIWDGVLAAGLSFRNYGEMDYATPVPNMSGKEIFTKYFAGERLTFSQNIGIANLKNYSCPTYPGWNMNIPDQLRMDRFLEEFRKFESDGELPNFITLYLPEDHTGGPVTPAAHMADNDLAVGRLVEAVSHSRFWKDTVIFVNEDDPQAGTDHVDGHRSICLVISPYTRGKGTVSEFYNQNSVLKTINRIFAIAPMNQNDGAANLMDACFNLKPDIAPYAAITPSQKLDEYNSAESLGQTAWAYWKKVQAIDLTRREVQTDREMDILSRYVWHAQMGEKPYPSEWTGAHGRGLSKLGLKLGLGGGVDRDD encoded by the coding sequence ATGAACCGGATCGCATGCCTGGGAATCTGCGTCGCCGCCCTGGCGGGTTGTCAATCGGCGACCGTGGTTGGCGTCGAACCCAACATCCTCCCAACGGGCCATCGGCTTCAATCCCCAGGGCAGCGGCTGGAAATGCCGGGGCGGCCGGTTGACGCCCTCTTGACCGAAGATGGCCAGACGATCGTGATCAAAGATGACAACGCGATCCGCACCGTCAACCCCCAGTCCCACACCCTGCTCGGTTCAGCTGCGTTACCAGGGGGAGCATCGCTCTTTGGCATCGCGCAGCGCCCCAAAACATCTGAAGTCTGGGTGACCAATGCCGCCAACGCGATCCAGGTATTTGATATAGCCGACCGTGCCAAGCCCGTCAAAATCCGGGAAATCGCCTTGCCAAAATCGGCAAAAGGCCAAAACTCTTTCCCTTGTGGCATCGCCTTTGCCCCAGACGGAACAAAAGTCGTTGTTGCCCTCAGCATCAACAACGAAGTGCTGTGCCTCAACCCGGCGACCGGTGCCCAACTCTGGAAATCCCCGGTCGGGGTCGCCCCGTTTGGGGTCGCCATCCACAAGGGCTTAGTTGTCGTTTCAGAACAAGGAGGCCCCAAGCCCACGACCGGCACCAAAACCGCCCCCAGTGCCGGAACCGAGACCGCGGTCGATAGCCGCGGGGTTGCCGCTAATGGATCCGTGAGCCTGCTCAACCTGGACACGGGAGCAGTCTCCGCCCAGTTCGTCACCGGCCTCCAACCCAGCGAAATCGCCATCGACTCTGCTGCAGGCATCGCGTTTGTGGCCGAAACCAACAACGACTCCGTCCGGCGCATCGACCTCGGCTCAAAAAGAGACCTCGGGAGTTTCAGTTGCAAACCGGATGGGAAGTTGCCTTATGGTTCGATGCCGAACGCTCTGTGCTACTCCCCATCCGAAAAGAGACTCTATGTTGCCAATGCGGGCAACAATGCCGTGGCCGTGTTCGACATGACCAAGAATCCGCGCCTCCTCGGCCAAATCCCCACCGATTGGTATCCTTCGGCGCTCATCAAGCAACAGGGCAACCTGTTCATCCTCAACAACAAGGGAATCGGAGCCCGGCCGGTCGGCGGAGTCAAGAAGCCGGCCTACAATTCGCATGAAAAAAACGGCACGCTCATCAAGGTTGCACTAAACGACAAAGACCTGCCCGCCTACACCAAACTCTCTGCCGAGCTCACCAAGCAATCCAAAATCCTGAGCGAGATTCAAAGGGCTTCAGCTTCGGGCGTGGCACCCGTGCCCGTCCCCAAAAAGCTCGGGGAGCCCTCACTCATTAAACACGTCATCTACGTGATCAAAGAAAACCGCACCTACGACCAATGCTTTGGGAACATCCCGGAAGGAAATGGCGAAGCCAGCCTGAACAGCTTTACCGACGCCCACATCCCGAACCACCGCGCCTTGGCCCGCCAATTCGTCTTGCTGGACAACTACTATTGCAACGGAGTGCTGAGTGCCGACGGCCACTCTTGGGCAACCGAGGGGAACCTGACGCCCTATCTCAACCGGGCGTTCGGGGGATTCAACCGGAGCTACACCTTTGGTGACGACCCGATCACATACTCACAATCCGGGTTCATCTGGGATGGCGTTTTGGCGGCCGGGCTCTCATTCCGCAACTATGGCGAGATGGATTACGCCACGCCGGTCCCCAACATGTCCGGCAAGGAGATCTTCACAAAGTACTTTGCTGGCGAACGCCTCACGTTCTCCCAAAACATCGGCATTGCCAACCTCAAAAACTATTCTTGCCCCACTTACCCCGGTTGGAACATGAACATTCCCGACCAACTGCGGATGGACCGCTTCTTGGAAGAATTCCGGAAGTTTGAATCCGACGGCGAATTGCCCAACTTTATCACCCTCTATCTTCCCGAAGACCACACGGGGGGCCCCGTGACCCCTGCTGCCCACATGGCCGACAATGACCTGGCTGTCGGGCGGCTCGTGGAAGCCGTCAGCCACTCCCGGTTCTGGAAGGACACGGTGATCTTTGTCAACGAAGACGATCCCCAGGCCGGAACCGACCATGTGGATGGCCACCGATCCATCTGCCTGGTGATCAGCCCCTACACCCGCGGCAAGGGGACAGTCAGCGAGTTCTACAACCAGAACTCGGTCCTGAAGACCATCAACCGGATTTTTGCGATTGCCCCGATGAACCAAAACGATGGGGCGGCAAATCTAATGGACGCCTGTTTCAACCTCAAGCCGGACATCGCCCCCTATGCGGCCATCACGCCATCGCAGAAGCTTGACGAATACAACTCAGCGGAATCGTTGGGGCAAACTGCTTGGGCCTATTGGAAAAAGGTTCAAGCCATCGATCTGACGCGGCGAGAAGTCCAAACCGACCGGGAAATGGACATCCTCTCGCGCTATGTCTGGCATGCGCAAATGGGTGAAAAGCCATATCCCTCAGAATGGACAGGAGCCCACGGGCGGGGGCTTTCCAAACTCGGGCTGAAACTCGGTTTGGGCGGCGGTGTCGACCGGGACGACTAA
- a CDS encoding PhoX family phosphatase encodes MSSEKQTHYDHDEVVRSDRGRGDEFGDVVSRRIDRRGFLKSGLVASIAATSVGKALGQAAGAPGAAEGLDFRPIAPSTAKGLALSPGYGYQVVLSWGDRLDTGKPSDVAKLTGAEQAVSFGYNNDFVAYLPLPFGSDSSDHGLLAVNHEYVNPELMFPVEDVTAIDRSQAEVSMEAVGFSVSEIKREGGKWKLVPGGNFNKRYSATSPMRISGPAKGDARLKTSAHRDGTTCTGTFSNCSGGTTPWGTVLSGEENFQDLFGHAEYTSEKDKRSAERYGVGSGASQYGWEKHVDRFNSAIEPNEPYHFGWVVEIDPFDPDWVPVKRTALGRFRHEAATTHVAKGGQVVMYSGDDSRFEYVYKFVSANRFNAKDRKANRDLMDNGTLYVARFDEDGTGQWLPLVYGTGPLTADNGFHSQADVVVDARIAADLLGATKMDRPEDIEVNPVNERVYIVCTNNTDRGKEGKEGKTKSNPRNSNQHGHIVELIEEGNDHASQNFKWDLFLVCGNPGDESTYYAGFPKEGVSPISCPDNICFDRHGNLWIATDGQEKTLKLRDGFFAVPTEGPERGKLRQFMASVMGSEVCGPAFTPDGTTAFLAIQHPDEGGKFGAFENSWPEPGKPSRPSIVAIQADNGAPIGSPEANAVSRRNVIAGILGR; translated from the coding sequence ATGTCCAGCGAGAAACAAACCCACTACGACCATGATGAGGTGGTGCGGTCGGATAGGGGCCGCGGCGATGAATTCGGAGACGTGGTGTCCCGGCGCATCGACCGTCGCGGCTTCCTCAAAAGCGGATTGGTGGCGAGCATCGCCGCAACATCAGTCGGCAAGGCCTTGGGCCAGGCGGCAGGCGCACCTGGGGCGGCCGAGGGGCTGGATTTCCGGCCGATCGCCCCGAGCACGGCCAAGGGTTTGGCCCTTTCGCCCGGTTACGGCTACCAGGTTGTTTTGAGCTGGGGAGACCGGCTTGACACGGGCAAGCCAAGCGACGTGGCCAAATTGACGGGTGCAGAGCAGGCGGTCTCGTTCGGCTACAACAACGATTTTGTCGCCTATCTTCCTCTTCCATTTGGATCTGATTCAAGCGACCATGGGTTGCTGGCCGTTAACCACGAATATGTCAATCCGGAGTTGATGTTCCCGGTCGAGGATGTCACGGCAATCGATCGGTCTCAAGCCGAGGTTTCAATGGAAGCGGTGGGGTTTTCGGTCAGCGAGATCAAACGCGAAGGCGGCAAGTGGAAACTTGTTCCCGGCGGGAATTTTAACAAGCGTTATTCGGCGACGTCACCTATGCGGATTTCGGGCCCGGCCAAAGGCGATGCGCGGCTCAAAACATCGGCCCACCGCGATGGGACAACCTGCACGGGGACTTTTTCGAACTGTTCCGGCGGGACGACTCCTTGGGGCACGGTATTGAGCGGGGAGGAGAATTTCCAAGATCTGTTCGGGCACGCGGAATACACCTCTGAAAAGGACAAGCGTTCGGCGGAACGGTATGGCGTGGGATCTGGTGCAAGTCAATATGGGTGGGAAAAGCACGTGGATCGGTTTAATTCTGCGATTGAGCCGAACGAACCCTATCACTTTGGCTGGGTGGTGGAGATCGACCCGTTCGATCCGGATTGGGTTCCCGTGAAGCGGACGGCGCTCGGCCGGTTCCGGCACGAGGCCGCCACAACCCACGTGGCAAAAGGTGGCCAAGTGGTGATGTATTCGGGCGACGACTCGCGGTTCGAATATGTGTACAAATTTGTGTCGGCCAACCGGTTCAATGCTAAAGACCGCAAAGCGAACCGGGATTTGATGGACAACGGAACCCTTTATGTGGCGAGGTTCGACGAAGATGGGACGGGGCAGTGGTTGCCGCTTGTTTATGGGACCGGCCCGTTAACAGCCGATAACGGCTTCCACTCGCAGGCGGACGTGGTGGTTGATGCCCGAATCGCCGCGGACCTGTTGGGGGCGACGAAGATGGACCGGCCAGAAGACATCGAAGTCAACCCGGTCAACGAGCGGGTCTACATTGTTTGTACAAACAACACGGATCGGGGCAAGGAAGGCAAAGAAGGGAAGACCAAGAGCAATCCCCGGAATTCCAACCAGCATGGCCATATCGTCGAATTGATCGAGGAGGGCAACGACCACGCGTCGCAAAACTTTAAGTGGGATCTGTTCCTTGTTTGTGGGAACCCCGGAGACGAGTCGACCTATTACGCTGGCTTCCCCAAGGAGGGGGTGAGCCCCATCAGCTGTCCGGACAACATCTGCTTTGACCGGCATGGCAACCTTTGGATTGCGACCGATGGCCAAGAGAAGACGCTGAAGCTGCGGGACGGGTTTTTTGCCGTTCCGACCGAAGGTCCGGAGAGGGGCAAACTCCGGCAGTTCATGGCCAGCGTGATGGGGAGCGAAGTTTGCGGGCCGGCGTTCACCCCTGATGGCACGACCGCCTTCCTGGCAATTCAGCACCCGGACGAAGGGGGGAAATTTGGTGCATTTGAGAACAGTTGGCCAGAACCGGGCAAGCCGTCCCGCCCTAGCATTGTTGCCATCCAAGCCGACAATGGCGCGCCGATCGGTTCCCCCGAGGCGAATGCGGTCTCGCGCCGGAACGTGATCGCGGGAATCTTGGGAAGGTAG